Proteins from a genomic interval of Uloborus diversus isolate 005 chromosome 4, Udiv.v.3.1, whole genome shotgun sequence:
- the LOC129220777 gene encoding septin-10-like, with protein MDILAGGDGPAELRQLELNGEVGLDSLPYQLMKRSIHEGFVFNILCVGESGIGKSTLMCSLFNNNDFDCTPSSHFHPELKLKTKTYSLQELCTDLTLTVIETEGYGDQIDKGHNFQLIVDYIDDQFEYHLQEELKIKRSIHTHLDTRVHVCFYFIAPSGRGLKYSDVVCLKSLHHKVNIVLLIAKSDIIMKEELEAFKRNINNELAREKINIYCFPFDEEVLGGILPNNISPFAVIGSRDFLDVEGESVRCRCYPWGTVFVEDERHSDFVYLRTLLMQSSLENMRETTHNVHYELFRQGRLKQMTRSWECGDNTSLTEFYRQEREWLRNDLKAREEKLRSDFVEKVKRREEEFQREEMMMFSKYNSIFRELVLQENELKEKKQNLQKEIVAFRQRVMTSNCKQRVPSTYSK; from the coding sequence ATGGATATTTTAGCAGGAGGAGACGGCCCTGCCGAATTGCGACAACTGGAGTTGAATGGTGAAGTCGGACTTGACAGCCTACCGTATCAGTTAATGAAACGATCAATTCATGAAGGTTTCGTTTTCAACATCTTGTGCGTAGGCGAGTCAGGAATCGGAAAATCAACATTAATGTGCTCTTTGTTCAACAACAACGACTTTGATTGCACACCAAGTTCGCATTTTCACCCCGAActgaaactaaaaacaaaaacctaCAGTCTCCAGGAATTATGTACAGATTTGACACTTACGGTTATAGAAACTGAGGGGTATGGCGATCAAATTGACAAGGGGCATAACTTTCAACTAATCGTAGACTACATTGACGATCAATTTGAATACCATCTACAAGAGGAGCTGAAGATAAAGCGGTCCATCCACACGCATTTGGACACTAGAGTCCATGTCTGCTTTTACTTCATAGCTCCATCCGGTAGAGGACTGAAGTACAGTGATGTGGTCTGTTTGAAAAGTTTGCATCATAAAGTTAATATTGTGTTGTTGATTGCTAAATCCGATATTATTATGAAGGAAGAACTGGAGGCTTTTAAACGGAACATCAATAATGAGCTAGcgagagaaaaaataaacatctATTGTTTTCCCTTCGATGAGGAGGTGCTAGGTGGAATACTTCCAAATAACATATCTCCTTTCGCTGTAATAGGGAGTCGGGACTTTCTTGATGTAGAAGGAGAGTCTGTTCGTTGTCGGTGTTACCCTTGGGGCACTGTTTTCGTTGAAGATGAACGGCACTCTGATTTTGTATATTTGCGAACGTTACTTATGCAAAGCAGCTTGGAAAATATGCGGGAAACGACCCATAATGTCCATTATGAACTGTTCCGCCAAGGTCGCCTGAAACAGATGACCCGTTCATGGGAATGTGGAGATAATACCAGTTTGACAGAGTTTTATAGGCAAGAAAGGGAATGGCTTCGAAACGATTTGAAAGCAAGAGAGGAGAAACTTAGGAGTGATTTCGTGGAAAAAGTGAAGAGGCGTGAAGAAGAATTTCAAAGAGAGGAAATGATGATGTTTTCTAAATACAATTCTATATTTAGAGAATTGGTCTTACAAGAAAACGAACTAAAAGAGAAAAAGCAGAATTTGCAAAAAGAGATAGTGGCTTTCAGACAGCGAGTGATGACTAGCAACTGCAAGCAGAGAGTTCCTAGCACTTATAGTAAATAA